From Spiroplasma monobiae MQ-1, a single genomic window includes:
- the dusB gene encoding tRNA dihydrouridine synthase DusB: protein MKIKNVDIKGQVFLGPMAGTTNAAFRIICKEKGAALVYAEMVSTEGLVHNNQKTKTMIEVSNLEHPITLQIFGFDVNSFVEGAKIVEEFSECDIIDINMGCPAPKVALRSQAGANLLKYPERVGEVIKAVVDNTSKPVTVKMRIGWDDENRNVVELAKIAEANGASAIAVHGRTRNQFYTGKADWTWIKKVKEAVSIPVIGNGDVVDGPSAKAMIEETGCDGIMIARAAQGNPWVFREIQHYLDTGETLEKPSYEEWKETVIRHANLLMEMRGEEFAMREMRKQLLWYLGTLGNDNIIKEMKQMATTIESLGDINNIFSFYESKNLGE from the coding sequence ATGAAAATTAAAAATGTTGATATAAAGGGTCAAGTATTTTTAGGTCCTATGGCAGGAACTACTAATGCTGCCTTTAGAATTATTTGTAAAGAAAAAGGTGCAGCACTTGTTTATGCTGAAATGGTTAGTACTGAAGGTTTGGTTCATAATAATCAAAAAACTAAAACTATGATTGAAGTATCTAATTTGGAACACCCCATCACTTTGCAAATTTTTGGTTTTGATGTAAATTCGTTTGTCGAAGGAGCCAAAATAGTTGAAGAATTTTCTGAATGTGACATTATAGATATTAATATGGGTTGTCCGGCACCAAAGGTAGCATTAAGAAGTCAAGCTGGAGCAAATTTATTAAAGTACCCAGAAAGAGTTGGGGAAGTAATAAAGGCTGTTGTTGATAACACATCAAAACCAGTTACAGTAAAAATGAGAATTGGTTGAGATGATGAAAACAGAAATGTAGTTGAGCTTGCTAAAATTGCAGAAGCAAATGGTGCAAGTGCCATTGCAGTGCATGGTAGAACAAGAAATCAATTTTATACTGGAAAAGCAGATTGAACTTGAATTAAAAAAGTTAAAGAAGCTGTTAGTATACCTGTAATAGGTAATGGTGATGTTGTTGATGGTCCATCGGCAAAAGCAATGATTGAAGAAACTGGTTGTGATGGAATAATGATAGCAAGAGCAGCTCAGGGTAATCCATGAGTTTTTAGAGAAATTCAACATTATTTAGATACTGGTGAAACCTTGGAAAAACCATCATACGAAGAATGAAAAGAAACGGTTATTAGACATGCAAATCTATTAATGGAAATGCGTGGAGAAGAGTTTGCAATGAGAGAAATGAGAAAACAACTTCTTTGATATTTAGGAACACTGGGAAATGACAATATAATTAAAGAAATGAAACAAATGGCAACTACTATTGAATCATTAGGAGATATTAATAATATATTTAGTTTTTATGAAAGCAAAAATTTAGGAGAATAA
- a CDS encoding IspD/TarI family cytidylyltransferase — translation MVSLIIVANGSGQRFGENKMLAKINNEYLINETIKCFENLNEIQEIIVVSNLEIFEIIKNKDAILVEGGKTRGESVKKGLELATKDFVLIHDGARPFVSKETILEIIDNLNENDSVIPTLKVTNCLKRIVGNKIETVNREEYFQTQTPQGFKTKIIKDQYNENQNDFFDDCQLIEKLNYKIKFIEGDEKNKKITFKRDL, via the coding sequence ATGGTATCCTTAATTATTGTAGCTAACGGATCGGGACAAAGATTCGGTGAAAATAAAATGTTAGCAAAAATTAATAATGAATATTTAATAAATGAGACAATAAAATGTTTTGAAAATCTAAATGAAATTCAAGAGATTATCGTTGTTTCTAATTTGGAAATTTTTGAAATAATTAAAAATAAAGATGCAATACTTGTTGAGGGTGGGAAAACAAGGGGTGAGTCTGTAAAAAAAGGTTTGGAGCTTGCAACCAAAGATTTTGTGCTAATCCATGATGGTGCAAGACCTTTTGTTTCAAAAGAAACTATTTTGGAAATTATAGATAACTTAAATGAAAATGATTCTGTAATTCCTACTTTAAAAGTTACAAATTGTTTAAAAAGAATCGTGGGAAATAAAATTGAAACAGTTAATAGAGAAGAGTATTTCCAAACTCAAACACCACAAGGGTTTAAGACAAAAATAATTAAAGACCAATACAATGAAAATCAAAATGATTTCTTTGATGACTGTCAATTAATTGAAAAATTAAACTACAAAATAAAATTTATAGAAGGTGATGAAAAAAATAAGAAAATTACTTTTAAAAGAGATTTATAA
- the lysS gene encoding lysine--tRNA ligase: MSNNFERNFSEQENIRRDKLKKLTENGRDPFVENQFERSHSLTELNDQFSSFSKDELTEKTNIIISAAGRIRLFREAGKKAIFANIQDQKSSIQIYVRQDELGDEEFEYFRDLDLGDIVGVEGIMMKTDHGELTIRIKKAKLLSKALKPLPDKHLGMADIEEKYRRRYVDLIINPEAKQVFIDRTKIIRTIQTILDSKGYMEVETPILQSVRGGASAKPFVTHYNALNNDFVLRIATELHLKRCIVGGFDGVYEIGRIFRNEGISTRHNPEFTSIELYVAYKNMEFLMELCEELFRECSLVVRGTTKINYGGHDLDLSKPFKRWHMVDAIKEVCGVDFWKEMTYEEACEIAKKHNVKVEKHHFSVGHIINLFFEEFVEEKIVEPTFIWGHPREISPLSKLNSKDPRFTDRFELFIINREYANAFAELNNPIDQYDRFVDQIKEAVAGNDEANEMDIDFIEALEYGMPPTGGIGIGIDRMVMLLTNSESIKDVLLFPQMKPRGN, from the coding sequence ATGAGCAACAATTTTGAAAGAAATTTTTCAGAACAAGAAAATATAAGAAGAGATAAACTTAAAAAATTAACTGAAAATGGTAGAGATCCTTTTGTTGAAAATCAATTCGAAAGAAGTCATTCATTAACAGAATTAAATGATCAATTTTCTTCATTTTCAAAAGATGAGTTAACTGAAAAAACAAACATTATAATCTCTGCTGCAGGTAGAATTAGGCTATTTAGAGAAGCTGGTAAAAAAGCAATCTTTGCAAATATTCAAGACCAAAAATCTTCAATTCAAATATATGTTAGACAAGATGAATTGGGTGATGAAGAATTTGAGTATTTCAGAGATTTAGATTTGGGTGATATAGTTGGTGTTGAAGGAATTATGATGAAAACCGATCATGGAGAATTAACTATAAGAATTAAAAAGGCCAAATTACTTAGCAAAGCTTTAAAACCATTGCCAGACAAACATTTGGGTATGGCTGATATAGAAGAAAAATATAGAAGAAGATATGTTGATTTGATTATTAATCCTGAAGCAAAACAAGTTTTTATTGATAGAACAAAAATAATTAGAACTATCCAAACTATTTTAGATTCAAAAGGATATATGGAGGTTGAAACACCTATCTTGCAATCTGTTAGGGGTGGAGCGAGTGCCAAACCTTTTGTAACACATTACAATGCATTAAATAATGATTTTGTTTTAAGAATTGCAACTGAATTACATTTAAAAAGATGTATAGTTGGTGGTTTTGATGGTGTGTACGAAATTGGTAGAATCTTTAGAAATGAAGGAATAAGTACAAGACACAATCCAGAATTTACATCAATTGAACTTTATGTTGCATATAAAAACATGGAATTCTTAATGGAATTATGTGAAGAATTGTTTAGAGAATGTTCGTTGGTTGTTAGAGGTACTACAAAAATTAACTATGGTGGACATGATTTAGATTTATCAAAACCATTCAAAAGATGACACATGGTGGATGCAATTAAAGAAGTTTGTGGAGTTGATTTTTGAAAAGAAATGACTTATGAAGAGGCTTGTGAAATTGCAAAAAAACATAATGTTAAAGTTGAGAAACATCATTTTTCAGTTGGACACATTATCAATTTATTTTTTGAAGAATTTGTGGAGGAAAAAATTGTTGAACCAACATTTATTTGAGGACATCCGAGAGAAATTTCTCCACTTTCAAAATTAAATTCAAAAGATCCTAGATTCACTGATAGATTTGAATTATTTATCATTAATAGAGAATATGCAAATGCATTTGCAGAGTTAAATAATCCAATCGATCAATATGATAGATTTGTAGATCAAATCAAAGAAGCTGTTGCTGGAAATGATGAGGCAAATGAAATGGATATCGATTTCATTGAAGCACTGGAATATGGAATGCCACCAACAGGCGGAATTGGAATTGGAATTGATAGAATGGTTATGTTATTAACAAATTCAGAATCAATAAAAGATGTTCTTCTATTCCCTCAAATGAAACCAAGAGGCAATTAA
- a CDS encoding DUF1904 family protein, which yields MPIFNFKGVDESKVNEYFKQVGELALIINADVKKFVFWHDPSTLIGNGYEKDAIQVSIEWVGRPLKQEEVSKHIQKFFGNISKNIYVKFEEINSFLYLNGECIG from the coding sequence ATGCCAATATTTAATTTTAAAGGTGTAGACGAAAGTAAAGTTAACGAATACTTTAAACAAGTTGGGGAACTGGCTTTAATCATTAATGCCGATGTTAAGAAGTTTGTATTTTGACACGATCCAAGTACTTTAATAGGTAATGGTTACGAAAAAGACGCAATTCAAGTTTCAATAGAATGAGTCGGAAGACCATTGAAGCAAGAAGAGGTATCTAAACACATTCAAAAATTCTTTGGAAATATTTCAAAAAATATCTATGTTAAATTTGAGGAAATTAACAGTTTCTTATATTTAAATGGAGAATGTATTGGATAA